Sequence from the Cellulomonas fimi ATCC 484 genome:
CCGGCGCAGCGCGCGGGCGTGGGAGGACGTCATCGCGAGGACGAGGTCGCGCGCCGGGAGGTCGGAGGCGCGGACCTGCCGCGCGCGGTGCCCGTCGCCGACCGGGTAGCCGTGCTCCGCGAGCACGGCGCGCGCGCGCCGGTCGACGGGCCTGCCGTGCTCCTCGTCGCTGATCCCGGACGAGTCGACGACGACCGCGTGGCCGAGGCCCGCAGCCTCGAACCGGTCGCGCAGCACGATCTCCGCCATCGGGGAGCGGCAGATGTTGCCGGTGCAGACGGTCATCACGCGGTACGGCTCGGTCACGCGCCCATCCTCGCGCACGGCCCCCGGGTCAGGGTCGACGCGCCGCGGCGCCGAGCGCGTGCACGACCTGGTGCTGGACGTCCCGCGTCCGGCCTGACGCGCGCAGGGAGCACCCAGCACGCGCCCCCGCGGCCGTGCGCACCGCGCGTCTCCACGCATCGACGACGCACAGGTCAGCGGCGCCCCGCGCGCTCGACGTCGACGGTCAGCCGCAGCGCGACGGTGTCTCCGAGTTCGATGCCCTCCGCCGCCCGGACCGCGTCCTTGAGCGGCACGAGGTACCCGCCCTGCTTCGGGAACAGCGACGTCGTCCAGCGGGTGCGGCCGACCTGCACCGCGACGGGGATGACGCCCCACCCGTAGCTGACCAGGGACGACGCGGCCCGCAGCTCGGCCGCCTCCGCGTCGGGCACCGTGACGAAGTGGAAGGGCGCCGGGCCCTTCCACCACCACACCTCACCGCTGAACCGCAGCTCCACGCGCCCATCCTTGCGCCTGGCCCCGCGCGAGACCGTGGTCGTCGCCGCGCACGCGGCGCGGACGGGGACGACCACGGTCTCGGTGCGGCGCAGCCGCCCGGGTCAGCGGCGGCCGACGACGAAGCGGGCGGCGCGGGTCGTGGCCGCGAGGCCCGGGCGACGGCGGGTCGCGACGACGACGGCACCGCCGGCGGCGACCAGGCCGGCGGCGACGAGAGCGAGCGCCGTCACGCCGTCCGCGCCCGTCGTCGCGAGCGCCCCCGCGCCCCGGCCGGACGCGGCGCGCACCTGGACCTCGACCCACACGGTCCGTCCGTCGACCTGCCCGACGAGCGCGAGGCGGTGCGTGCCGGGGGCGACGGACGACGGGATCGTCAGGCGCGCCTCGACGGCCCCGGTGGCGTCGGCCCGGGCCCAGCCGAGCGCCGTCGGCGCGGAGAACAGCCACACCTGCACCCACTCGCCGGGCACGAACCCGGCGCCCCGCACGGTGATCGTGCCGCCGGCCCGGGGCGTGCCGTCGACGGTCACACCGCCGCGGTTCGCGTCCGTGAGGCCGTCGGCGGTGGGCGTGAACCGGGGGACGTCGGGCCGGGTGGGCCCAGCGCCCGGCGTGGCACCGGCGCCCGCACCCGGCGTGCCGCTCGGGCTCGGGACGGGCGTGCTCACGGACGGCGTCGGCGTGGGCGTCGGCCCCGCGTCGAGGTGCCCCGCGAAGACGTCGGCCGCGTCACCCAGCGCCATCAGCACGGTCTCGCCGGTCGCGTCGACGGCACCGTCGTTGTCGGTCACGGCCCAGACGGTGCCGTCGCCGCCGACGGTCAGGCCCTCGAGCTTCTCCTGCGTCCACCCGTGCGTGGCGCGCAGGTCGGGCAGCACGTCGCGCACGAGGTCCTTCGTGAGCGTGCCGACGGTGCCGGGTGCGGGATCGGCCGGCAGGTCGACGGCGTAGACGCGCTTGACGCGGGCGGTCGGGCCGTTGAGCTTGTCCCGCTCGACCACGGCGAGCGTGTCGTGGTCGACGGCCGTCACCTCGGACAGCCCGATCCAGTCCCCGGTGGTGCTCGTGGTCTCCAACGGGTACGCGAACCAGGTCCACGTGCCGTGGTCGACGTCGAACCGGCCGATGCGCGCCGTCCCGCCGAGGCCGCCGGGATCGGTCGTCAGACCCCGCTGGAGGGCGACGAACACGTGCTCGCCGTCCTTCCCGGCCGCGACCGCGACACCCTCGACGCCCCACTTCGTCAGGCCGGACGCGACGTCGGCGGGAAGCGGGACCGTCTCGACGACCGCCCCGGACGCGTCGAGGCGCACGAGCTGGTTCGCGGCGCCGGTCGCCCCCTCGACCCCTAGCCAGAAGCCTCCGCCGGCGCGCGCTGCCACGCCCTCGACGTCCAGCCCGACGGGTGCGCCGTCGCGCGTCACCATGACCTCGCGGTCGACGACGGCGGGCGTGCCCGACACGTCGAGCGACAGCAGCCGGGTGGGCGTGTACGCGGCGTCCGTGGCCGACCAGAGCCGCCGGTCGTCGGCCGGGTCGGCGGTGAGCGCGCCGAGGGCGCCCCAGCCGATCGGGTTCCCGGCCCCGTCGTCGGCGGACACCACCGACGGGAACGCGGGCGTGCCGGACGCGGCGGCGTGCGCCGGGCCCCGGCCGAAGACGGTGACCGACGAACGGACCAGCGCGGACGCGTCGTCCTCCTCGCTCGACACGAGCAGCAGGTCGCGCGACGGCACGGGCAGGAGCCCCTCGGGCCCGTTCGTCGTCGCGAGCACCTGCACGAACCGCGGCACGGCCGGGACGGTCACGTCGTAGACGGCCACGAAGTTCGACCGCTCCGAGCCCACGAACGCGTACGGCGTGCCGCCGAGCGTCGCGACGGCCAGGCCCTCGGGCTCGACACCCTTCTTCGCGGCACGGTCCTCGGTGTGCAGCCCGACGCGCACCGCGAGCCGCTCGAGCTCGGCGCCCGCGTCCCAGACGACGGCGCCGGTGGTGTCGAACACCGTCCAGCCGCGCGTCCCGCCCTTCCAGTCCCCCTCGTTCGCGGTGGCGAGGTGCCCCGCGTCGAGCCACGCGACGGCGTCGGGCTCGCGCGGACGCGTCGGGAGCGCCCCGGTCTGGTCGACGCGCCCGTCCTTCGTCACGTCGACCCCCGTGACCGCGGCGGAGCCGGCGCTGAACACCCGCGTGACGGAGCCGGACGCGAGGTCCACGAGGACGACGCCGTTGTTCTCCTGCAGCGTCACCGCGACGGTCGTGCCGGT
This genomic interval carries:
- a CDS encoding low molecular weight protein-tyrosine-phosphatase: MTVCTGNICRSPMAEIVLRDRFEAAGLGHAVVVDSSGISDEEHGRPVDRRARAVLAEHGYPVGDGHRARQVRASDLPARDLVLAMTSSHARALRRLAGDAGVAARVVMYRSFDPAAPLVAPGQPEHVLDVDDPWYGGPENFSTCLAEVEAAADGVVAHVRAALAARDAATAG
- a CDS encoding DUF1905 domain-containing protein produces the protein MELRFSGEVWWWKGPAPFHFVTVPDAEAAELRAASSLVSYGWGVIPVAVQVGRTRWTTSLFPKQGGYLVPLKDAVRAAEGIELGDTVALRLTVDVERAGRR
- a CDS encoding esterase-like activity of phytase family protein, encoding MLRPQPRADHPVGRRRGTPDRGTASPRTATVALATAAAALAAGLATTAAAAPARTAVADAAAVSRPAAADWSTPTAEQTFHRLATYPVHLNRPAGEDPTAETVAEISAVSDDGRTFVHTDALARRIGFVDITDPGAPAGLGTLDLHAGLGVGEHAEPTSVAVVGNHVLVVVDTSASFTDPSGVLAVVDLRTRTLVRTLDLGGQPDSIALAPDRRHAAIAIENQRDEDASPADGDEGDLPQAPGGFLQLLDLPDTADPGTWTTRAVPFTAPDGSALPSFVAAGLDTPHDPEPEYVAVDPTGTTVAVTLQENNGVVLVDLASGSVTRVFSAGSAAVTGVDVTKDGRVDQTGALPTRPREPDAVAWLDAGHLATANEGDWKGGTRGWTVFDTTGAVVWDAGAELERLAVRVGLHTEDRAAKKGVEPEGLAVATLGGTPYAFVGSERSNFVAVYDVTVPAVPRFVQVLATTNGPEGLLPVPSRDLLLVSSEEDDASALVRSSVTVFGRGPAHAAASGTPAFPSVVSADDGAGNPIGWGALGALTADPADDRRLWSATDAAYTPTRLLSLDVSGTPAVVDREVMVTRDGAPVGLDVEGVAARAGGGFWLGVEGATGAANQLVRLDASGAVVETVPLPADVASGLTKWGVEGVAVAAGKDGEHVFVALQRGLTTDPGGLGGTARIGRFDVDHGTWTWFAYPLETTSTTGDWIGLSEVTAVDHDTLAVVERDKLNGPTARVKRVYAVDLPADPAPGTVGTLTKDLVRDVLPDLRATHGWTQEKLEGLTVGGDGTVWAVTDNDGAVDATGETVLMALGDAADVFAGHLDAGPTPTPTPSVSTPVPSPSGTPGAGAGATPGAGPTRPDVPRFTPTADGLTDANRGGVTVDGTPRAGGTITVRGAGFVPGEWVQVWLFSAPTALGWARADATGAVEARLTIPSSVAPGTHRLALVGQVDGRTVWVEVQVRAASGRGAGALATTGADGVTALALVAAGLVAAGGAVVVATRRRPGLAATTRAARFVVGRR